One genomic window of [Clostridium] scindens ATCC 35704 includes the following:
- a CDS encoding N-acetylmuramoyl-L-alanine amidase, with protein sequence MRKKVEFAVLVLALAGLLAVSKNLEKYVSSGDVKKGSATVVIDAGHGGSDPGKIGVNDALEKDINLKIAKKVKKLLEKEGVTVVMTRKEDATLAKESDQNQKIQDMKARVDVINKTKPAMVVSIHQNSYHEEGIHGAQVFYYSHSSDGEKAAVIMQKALLAVDSDNTRQAKANDTYYMLKRTEVPTVIVECGFLSNNEEAEKLVTKEYQQQLAEAITQGIRTCLSK encoded by the coding sequence TTGCGTAAAAAAGTAGAGTTCGCAGTCCTGGTGCTGGCGCTGGCAGGGCTGCTGGCCGTCAGCAAGAATTTGGAGAAATATGTATCCAGCGGGGATGTAAAGAAAGGAAGCGCTACCGTAGTCATAGATGCGGGACACGGCGGGAGCGATCCGGGCAAAATCGGAGTGAATGATGCATTGGAGAAAGACATAAACTTAAAGATTGCCAAGAAGGTCAAGAAGCTTCTGGAAAAAGAGGGCGTGACCGTAGTCATGACCCGTAAGGAGGATGCCACGCTGGCTAAGGAAAGTGACCAGAATCAGAAGATCCAGGATATGAAGGCGCGGGTCGATGTGATCAACAAGACGAAGCCGGCAATGGTAGTCAGCATTCATCAGAACAGTTATCATGAGGAGGGGATCCATGGAGCCCAGGTATTCTACTATTCCCATTCCAGCGATGGAGAAAAGGCGGCGGTAATCATGCAGAAAGCGCTGCTGGCCGTGGATAGCGATAATACCAGGCAGGCAAAGGCCAATGATACATACTATATGCTTAAGAGAACGGAGGTTCCGACAGTAATTGTAGAATGCGGATTCTTGAGCAACAATGAAGAGGCGGAAAAATTAGTCACGAAGGAGTATCAGCAGCAGCTGGCGGAAGCAATTACTCAGGGAATCCGAACTTGTCTGTCGAAGTAG
- a CDS encoding YaaL family protein, producing the protein MRLFERGSAAEEDIYRRLSFDPQCNTLIEEIAQARQEIEDAYNNFQNASDPDLIDCYIYKGNAAWKRYRFLLRQAKMIS; encoded by the coding sequence ATGAGATTATTTGAGCGAGGAAGTGCTGCCGAAGAAGATATATACAGGCGCTTATCCTTCGATCCCCAGTGCAATACTTTGATTGAAGAGATCGCCCAGGCAAGGCAGGAAATCGAAGATGCATACAACAACTTTCAGAATGCCTCAGACCCGGACTTGATCGACTGCTATATCTACAAAGGCAATGCTGCCTGGAAACGCTACCGTTTCCTTCTGCGGCAGGCCAAGATGATTTCATAA
- a CDS encoding pro-sigmaK processing inhibitor BofA family protein — protein MELGNEFGRVNMPEQKPHILVNFLVRAIIGIAIIFFVNEFLASKGISAQVGMNPMTFLTSGVFGIPGVALLYGITFYQIL, from the coding sequence ATGGAATTAGGAAATGAATTTGGGAGGGTGAATATGCCGGAGCAGAAACCTCATATTTTAGTTAATTTTTTAGTACGGGCAATCATAGGCATTGCAATTATTTTTTTTGTAAATGAGTTTTTGGCTTCTAAGGGGATTTCTGCGCAGGTTGGCATGAATCCGATGACATTTTTGACGTCCGGGGTCTTTGGAATACCAGGGGTCGCGCTACTTTACGGCATTACTTTCTACCAGATTTTGTAA
- the upp gene encoding uracil phosphoribosyltransferase, with protein MSNVQIMDHPLIKHKISYIRQENVGSRDFRAVVGEIAALMCYEATRNLKLQDVKIKTPICETVGQELSGKKMAVVPILRAGIGMVDGILNMIPAAKVGHIGLYRDPETFEPVEYYCKLPADCDEREVFVVDPMLATGGSSVAAIQMLKDKGVKNIRFMCIIAAPEGVERMTKAHPDVDLYIGALDDHLNEQKYIVPGLGDAGDRIFGTK; from the coding sequence ATGTCTAACGTACAGATCATGGATCATCCGCTGATTAAGCATAAGATCAGCTATATCCGTCAGGAGAACGTAGGATCCAGGGATTTCCGGGCAGTTGTGGGAGAGATTGCGGCACTGATGTGCTATGAGGCTACAAGGAATCTGAAGCTTCAGGATGTAAAGATTAAGACTCCAATCTGCGAGACGGTGGGCCAGGAATTAAGTGGAAAAAAGATGGCGGTAGTGCCAATCCTGAGAGCGGGGATCGGCATGGTGGACGGCATACTGAATATGATACCTGCCGCAAAGGTAGGGCATATTGGCCTGTACCGTGATCCTGAGACTTTTGAGCCGGTGGAGTATTACTGCAAGCTTCCGGCTGACTGTGATGAAAGAGAAGTCTTCGTGGTGGATCCCATGCTGGCTACCGGCGGATCCAGCGTTGCGGCGATCCAGATGCTGAAGGACAAGGGCGTGAAGAATATCCGGTTCATGTGCATCATTGCGGCGCCGGAAGGCGTGGAGCGGATGACAAAGGCACACCCGGATGTGGATCTGTATATTGGGGCTCTGGATGATCATCTGAATGAGCAGAAATACATCGTGCCGGGGCTGGGGGATGCGGGAGACCGTATCTTTGGAACCAAGTAA
- a CDS encoding L-threonylcarbamoyladenylate synthase, whose product MKSMRTIIEKIDKNKINTYIIREAGRILREGGLVAFPTETVYGLGADALNEHAAQKIYAAKGRPSDNPLIIHITNMDDLAKITSFIPEAAKVIADKYWPGPLTMIFDKSGIVPYGTTGGLDTVAVRMPSHEIAREVIDAGGGYIAAPSANTSGRPSPTTALHVEEDMTGKIDMIIDGGSVDIGVESTILDMTVVPPMILRPGAITREMLTELIGEVSVDKTLITPDSKKTPKAPGMKYRHYAPKAELTIVEGEIKEVIAKINSLAAEKLEEGLKVGIIGTEETVGCYPAGDVKSIGTREDEATIAGSLYGILREFDNDGVDYIYSEAFATGGIGSAIMNRLLKAAGHHVIHI is encoded by the coding sequence ATGAAATCTATGAGAACAATAATAGAGAAAATAGATAAAAACAAAATAAATACATATATTATAAGAGAAGCCGGACGCATACTAAGAGAAGGAGGCCTGGTGGCATTTCCGACAGAAACCGTATATGGACTGGGGGCAGACGCGCTGAATGAGCACGCAGCGCAAAAAATATATGCTGCCAAGGGAAGGCCATCCGACAATCCTTTAATCATCCATATAACCAACATGGATGACCTTGCAAAGATTACCTCTTTCATACCGGAGGCGGCTAAGGTTATTGCCGACAAGTATTGGCCGGGGCCGCTTACCATGATCTTTGATAAGAGCGGCATTGTCCCATATGGAACTACCGGCGGTCTTGATACGGTGGCAGTCCGCATGCCAAGCCACGAGATAGCCCGGGAAGTGATCGATGCAGGAGGCGGCTATATAGCTGCCCCCAGCGCGAATACATCGGGAAGGCCAAGCCCTACGACAGCCCTGCATGTGGAAGAAGATATGACAGGGAAGATTGATATGATTATTGATGGAGGCTCCGTGGACATAGGCGTGGAGTCTACCATACTGGATATGACGGTTGTGCCGCCAATGATCCTCCGTCCCGGCGCCATTACCCGGGAGATGCTGACAGAACTGATCGGAGAAGTGTCGGTGGACAAGACATTGATAACGCCGGACAGTAAAAAGACCCCCAAGGCTCCGGGCATGAAATACAGGCATTATGCGCCGAAAGCGGAATTGACTATTGTAGAGGGTGAAATCAAAGAGGTAATTGCCAAGATCAACAGCCTGGCGGCAGAGAAACTGGAAGAAGGTCTGAAGGTGGGGATCATTGGAACCGAGGAGACGGTAGGATGCTATCCGGCAGGAGATGTAAAGAGCATAGGCACCAGGGAGGATGAAGCGACTATAGCGGGAAGCCTCTATGGCATCCTGCGGGAATTTGACAATGACGGCGTTGATTATATCTACAGCGAGGCATTTGCCACAGGAGGGATTGGGAGCGCGATTATGAACCGCCTGCTGAAGGCAGCCGGACATCACGTGATTCATATATAA
- a CDS encoding DUF1858 domain-containing protein, protein MAQVSRDTTIGEALSMNPGIAPILQEIGMHCLGCPASQGESLAEAAMVHGIDAELLVEKINAFLNA, encoded by the coding sequence ATGGCACAGGTTTCAAGAGATACGACTATTGGCGAGGCACTCAGCATGAACCCGGGGATTGCACCAATCCTTCAGGAAATTGGGATGCATTGCCTAGGATGCCCGGCTTCACAGGGAGAGTCTTTGGCAGAGGCTGCAATGGTTCATGGTATAGATGCTGAATTATTGGTCGAAAAGATCAATGCATTTTTGAATGCATAA
- a CDS encoding deoxycytidylate deaminase yields the protein MGSKRKDYISWDEYFMGVAMLSGMRSKDPNTQVGCCIVSQDNKILSMGYNGLPMGCSDDEFPWVREGDDPLETKYVYTVHSELNAILNYRGGSLEGAKLYVSLFPCNECAKAIIQSGIKEVIYDCNKYEDTSSVKASMRMFDAAGVNYHQYHRTQREITIRL from the coding sequence ATGGGCAGCAAGAGGAAAGACTATATCAGTTGGGACGAGTACTTTATGGGTGTAGCCATGTTATCCGGCATGCGTTCCAAAGACCCGAATACGCAGGTTGGCTGCTGTATCGTAAGCCAGGATAACAAGATTCTGTCCATGGGATATAATGGACTGCCGATGGGATGCTCTGATGATGAATTCCCATGGGTGAGGGAAGGGGACGACCCGTTGGAGACCAAATATGTATATACGGTGCACAGCGAATTGAATGCGATCCTTAACTACCGGGGCGGAAGCCTGGAAGGAGCGAAACTGTATGTGTCTCTCTTTCCATGCAATGAATGCGCCAAGGCGATCATTCAAAGCGGGATTAAGGAAGTGATCTATGATTGCAATAAATATGAAGATACGTCCTCTGTGAAGGCATCCATGCGGATGTTTGATGCGGCAGGCGTGAATTACCATCAGTACCACCGTACGCAAAGAGAGATTACCATCAGGCTGTAA
- a CDS encoding glycosyl hydrolase family 18 protein — translation MEERERRSRTVPDRTRSTSRPGTPRIGTARSRTATGRQDTTKQQNARRQQDALRQQEARRQQEAGRQQEARRQQARRSQSGRPGSKRTPARGPQSKRRRKRNLGIKIFLVIILAILAVVAAFLWKRYSPSKEKYDLKKYYGIEQEGQLAITVNNQVVEPHGMIVDGKAYIQYDVVRKYINSRFYWDPDENILLYTLPKDMVSVEVGSKDYMVSKDKKSEDYVILKTEGSTAYIALDFISQYTNMEYEVYDNPSRVMIVSDWGKTTVATIKRDTQVRYQGGVKSPILTEVSKKDEVTIVESEENWKKVRTKDGFIGYVRNKDLKNEETKTISRDFEEQEFTSISKDYTINMAWHNVTNSDANGSVLQKIAESKGLTTIAPTWFHVKDTDGNMDSIASADYVNYAHQANIEVWATIRDFDGGINSYDESYALLSYTSKRENLINQLISEALRVGIDGINVDFEKISEECGEHYIQFIRELSVRCRQNGIVLSVDNYVPKGYNMQYDRKEQGIVADYVIIMGYDEHFAGSPEAGPVSSYNFVKEGIEETLKEVPAEKVISGIPFFTRLWSETPKTEEELASQAGTDAAEYTMNVDSQALGMTSASDQVAQAGAEITWDDKAQQNYATWTVDNVTYEIWLENEKSIEPKLQLMKENKLAGTAAWALGQENPDIWNLILKYVN, via the coding sequence ATGGAAGAAAGAGAAAGAAGAAGCCGCACAGTTCCGGACCGAACAAGAAGCACAAGCCGGCCGGGGACGCCAAGAATTGGCACAGCAAGAAGCCGAACCGCGACAGGCAGACAGGATACGACAAAGCAGCAGAATGCCAGAAGGCAGCAGGATGCGCTAAGGCAGCAGGAAGCCAGAAGACAGCAGGAGGCAGGAAGGCAGCAGGAGGCCAGAAGGCAGCAGGCGAGAAGATCGCAGTCCGGGAGACCGGGAAGCAAGCGGACGCCGGCGAGAGGGCCCCAATCCAAGAGGAGAAGAAAGAGAAACTTGGGAATCAAGATATTCCTTGTGATTATATTAGCGATATTAGCTGTTGTGGCAGCATTTTTATGGAAACGATACAGTCCTTCAAAAGAAAAGTATGATTTGAAAAAGTATTATGGGATTGAACAGGAAGGACAGTTGGCTATTACCGTTAATAATCAGGTCGTAGAACCCCATGGCATGATTGTGGATGGCAAGGCATATATCCAGTATGATGTCGTAAGAAAATACATCAACAGCAGATTCTATTGGGATCCAGATGAGAATATCCTCTTGTACACGCTTCCAAAAGACATGGTTTCTGTAGAAGTAGGCAGCAAGGACTATATGGTGTCGAAGGATAAGAAAAGCGAAGACTACGTCATCCTAAAGACCGAAGGAAGCACGGCATATATCGCACTTGATTTTATCAGCCAGTATACCAATATGGAGTATGAGGTTTACGATAATCCGAGCAGAGTCATGATCGTCAGCGACTGGGGAAAGACTACAGTGGCAACAATAAAAAGAGACACTCAGGTTCGCTATCAGGGCGGAGTCAAGAGTCCGATCCTTACCGAAGTATCGAAAAAGGACGAAGTTACGATCGTAGAGAGCGAGGAGAACTGGAAGAAGGTCCGCACGAAGGACGGATTTATCGGATACGTCAGGAACAAAGACCTGAAGAATGAAGAGACCAAGACGATATCCAGAGATTTCGAAGAGCAGGAATTTACCAGTATTTCCAAGGATTATACGATCAACATGGCATGGCACAACGTGACCAACAGTGACGCAAATGGAAGCGTGCTGCAGAAGATTGCAGAGAGTAAGGGTCTGACGACAATTGCGCCAACCTGGTTCCATGTAAAAGATACGGATGGGAATATGGACTCCATAGCTTCCGCGGATTATGTAAATTATGCACATCAGGCCAACATAGAAGTGTGGGCGACTATCAGGGATTTTGACGGGGGCATCAACTCCTATGATGAATCCTATGCATTGCTAAGTTATACCTCTAAGAGGGAGAATTTGATCAACCAACTGATTTCCGAAGCATTGCGCGTGGGAATCGATGGAATCAACGTTGATTTTGAAAAGATTTCAGAAGAATGCGGAGAGCATTATATACAGTTCATCCGCGAATTGTCTGTAAGATGCCGGCAGAATGGAATCGTGCTGTCTGTCGACAATTATGTTCCTAAGGGCTATAATATGCAATATGACCGTAAGGAGCAGGGAATCGTTGCAGATTACGTAATTATCATGGGCTATGATGAGCATTTTGCAGGCTCGCCGGAGGCAGGCCCGGTTTCTTCTTATAATTTTGTAAAAGAAGGCATCGAAGAGACGCTCAAGGAAGTTCCGGCTGAAAAGGTGATCAGTGGAATCCCGTTCTTCACCAGGCTATGGTCGGAGACTCCGAAGACGGAGGAAGAACTGGCAAGCCAGGCAGGAACGGATGCCGCGGAATATACCATGAATGTGGACAGCCAGGCCTTGGGAATGACCAGCGCAAGCGATCAGGTGGCCCAGGCCGGGGCAGAGATTACCTGGGATGATAAGGCGCAGCAGAACTATGCCACATGGACCGTAGATAATGTGACATACGAGATATGGCTGGAGAATGAGAAATCTATCGAGCCTAAACTGCAGCTGATGAAAGAGAATAAACTTGCAGGTACGGCAGCATGGGCTTTGGGACAAGAGAATCCAGACATCTGGAATCTGATATTAAAATACGTAAATTAG
- a CDS encoding adaptor protein MecA, with protein MKIEKLNDNQIRCTLTRADLAARQLQLSELAYGTEKAKSLFHDMMQQAAFEFGFEAEDIPLMIEAIPASADSIVLIITKVEDPEELDTRFSKFAPSPDGDWDTKKKDAPAKLEGAETLLDLLGKVKEKLGTAEAAETANEEQSSKAPKATLRLFSFATMDHVLKAARLLSTMYSGSNTLYKDQGEDVYILALTQSDLTTNDFNRICNMLSEYGSLEKASGATLAFLEEHCEVLVSANAVQKLAAV; from the coding sequence ATGAAGATTGAGAAACTCAACGACAATCAGATACGCTGCACTTTGACACGTGCCGATCTGGCTGCACGCCAGCTTCAGTTGAGCGAACTGGCCTACGGAACCGAAAAAGCGAAGTCACTTTTCCACGATATGATGCAACAGGCAGCCTTTGAATTTGGATTCGAAGCAGAAGATATTCCTCTTATGATAGAAGCAATACCTGCTTCCGCTGATTCAATCGTGCTGATAATTACTAAAGTCGAGGATCCAGAGGAACTCGATACCCGTTTTTCAAAATTCGCTCCGTCACCGGATGGCGACTGGGATACTAAGAAAAAGGACGCCCCCGCTAAACTGGAAGGCGCTGAGACATTACTGGATCTGTTAGGCAAGGTCAAAGAAAAACTTGGCACGGCCGAGGCGGCGGAAACTGCCAATGAAGAGCAGTCATCCAAAGCACCTAAGGCTACCTTGCGGCTGTTCTCATTTGCAACAATGGATCATGTGTTAAAGGCCGCGCGCCTGCTTAGCACGATGTACTCTGGTTCCAATACCTTGTACAAAGATCAAGGCGAAGACGTGTATATCCTTGCGCTGACACAGTCAGACCTCACCACTAATGATTTCAACCGGATATGCAACATGCTTTCAGAATATGGATCTTTGGAAAAGGCTTCCGGCGCTACACTGGCATTTCTGGAAGAGCACTGCGAGGTTCTCGTATCTGCCAACGCAGTTCAAAAGCTTGCGGCAGTTTAA
- a CDS encoding Fur family transcriptional regulator, whose product MANLKYSRQRASIKEYLANTTSHPTADTVYLHVREEFPRISLGTVYRNLNLLADMGEAIKISTPNGGDRFDGRTEPHYHVVCTSCGNVFDLELDEQHIQGINALANEHFQGTIDSHTTLFYGTCKKCLEKK is encoded by the coding sequence ATGGCAAACTTAAAATACAGCAGGCAACGAGCTTCTATTAAAGAATATCTGGCCAATACCACCTCGCATCCAACTGCTGATACCGTATATCTCCATGTCAGGGAAGAGTTCCCGCGAATTAGTCTCGGTACAGTATACCGCAATTTAAACTTATTGGCAGATATGGGGGAGGCCATTAAGATCTCCACTCCTAACGGCGGCGACAGATTTGACGGCAGAACTGAGCCTCACTATCACGTTGTGTGCACATCCTGCGGCAATGTATTTGACCTGGAGCTGGATGAACAGCACATCCAGGGCATCAACGCACTTGCCAATGAGCATTTCCAGGGAACCATAGATTCCCACACGACTCTGTTTTATGGAACTTGTAAAAAGTGTCTGGAAAAAAAGTAA
- a CDS encoding C40 family peptidase, with amino-acid sequence MDSILRKGLFLVTFTGAMTAFPATVKASDTVTDNIMPQVGIEEVLSDCYLSDKQIEVEDYLVPTQKGEYLDMAFANVQSFLYIRSEPTTDSEWVGKLYPDYAAKIIGPVGEWTQVQSGSVTGYVYSDYILIGKNAEQKAQEMVQNSGTESPDEAFTYAESKEEEAARLEKEASEAAAKAEEEASAKAGTGQAIVDYACQFIGNPYVWGGTSLTNGADCSGFVQSVFAHFGISLPRTTWDMENVGTPVSYDQAIAGDIILYDGHVGIYMGDGQIVNAINSSRGIGILPATYTSIITVRRLI; translated from the coding sequence ATGGATTCTATTCTTAGGAAAGGATTGTTCCTAGTTACTTTTACAGGAGCTATGACAGCATTTCCTGCCACGGTAAAGGCTTCAGATACAGTAACTGACAATATAATGCCGCAGGTGGGAATCGAGGAGGTACTAAGTGACTGCTACTTATCCGATAAACAGATTGAAGTAGAAGATTATCTGGTACCAACGCAGAAGGGTGAGTATTTAGATATGGCGTTCGCCAATGTCCAATCGTTTCTATATATAAGAAGCGAGCCGACGACGGACAGTGAGTGGGTAGGCAAGCTGTATCCTGATTATGCCGCTAAGATTATCGGGCCGGTAGGCGAATGGACGCAGGTCCAGTCAGGCTCGGTAACAGGCTATGTGTATTCCGACTATATATTAATAGGAAAGAACGCAGAGCAAAAGGCACAGGAGATGGTACAGAATTCAGGAACCGAAAGTCCTGATGAAGCATTTACTTATGCTGAATCCAAAGAAGAAGAAGCAGCAAGGCTTGAGAAGGAAGCAAGCGAGGCAGCCGCAAAGGCCGAAGAAGAAGCGAGTGCAAAGGCCGGTACGGGACAAGCCATTGTGGACTACGCCTGTCAGTTTATTGGAAACCCCTATGTTTGGGGAGGTACAAGCCTTACAAATGGGGCAGACTGCTCCGGATTCGTACAGTCCGTGTTCGCCCATTTTGGAATCAGTCTTCCACGTACAACGTGGGATATGGAGAATGTAGGGACGCCTGTAAGTTATGATCAGGCAATTGCCGGAGACATCATCCTGTATGATGGCCATGTGGGAATATACATGGGAGACGGCCAGATTGTAAATGCGATCAACAGTTCCAGAGGTATTGGAATCTTGCCTGCCACTTATACAAGCATTATTACAGTAAGAAGACTAATTTAG